The following coding sequences lie in one Pseudomonas syringae CC1557 genomic window:
- the sppA gene encoding signal peptide peptidase SppA — protein sequence MSDEWKAPGSQNAEEAINSREEAKSWKLLEKTLLASVQEQRRARRWGIFFKLLTFVFLFVAVVLPMLDFEGGTSRHSSHTALIDVQGVIADKESASADNIVTALREAFEDEKTKGVILRINSPGGSPVQSGYVYDEIRRLRAEKPDIKVYAVITDLGASGAYYIASAADQIYADKASLVGSIGVTAAGFGFVGTMDKLGVDRRTYTSGEHKAFLDPFQPQKADETQFWQSVLDTTHRQFIASVKQGRGDRLKDKDHPELFSGLIWTGEQAVGLGLVDGLGSASYVARDVIKEKNIVEYTVEESPFDRFSKKLGTSIAERIAMLVGFNGPTLR from the coding sequence ATGTCTGACGAATGGAAAGCGCCCGGTTCGCAAAATGCGGAAGAGGCTATCAATAGCAGGGAAGAGGCTAAAAGCTGGAAGCTTCTTGAGAAAACGCTGCTCGCCAGCGTGCAGGAGCAGCGGCGAGCGCGTCGCTGGGGGATCTTTTTCAAGCTGCTGACATTTGTATTTCTGTTTGTGGCAGTGGTCCTGCCGATGCTGGATTTCGAAGGCGGTACGTCGCGCCACTCCAGTCACACTGCGCTGATCGACGTGCAGGGCGTAATCGCCGACAAGGAATCGGCCAGTGCCGATAATATTGTCACCGCGTTGCGTGAGGCTTTCGAGGATGAAAAGACCAAGGGTGTGATCCTGCGCATCAACAGTCCGGGTGGCAGCCCTGTGCAGTCTGGGTATGTGTACGACGAGATCCGTCGTCTGCGTGCCGAGAAGCCGGATATCAAGGTTTATGCGGTGATCACTGATCTGGGGGCTTCGGGTGCTTACTACATCGCCAGTGCAGCCGATCAGATCTATGCCGACAAGGCGAGTCTGGTGGGTTCCATCGGTGTGACTGCAGCCGGTTTCGGCTTTGTCGGCACGATGGACAAGCTGGGCGTGGATCGTCGCACTTATACGTCGGGCGAGCACAAGGCATTTCTTGATCCGTTCCAGCCGCAAAAAGCCGACGAGACGCAGTTTTGGCAGAGCGTGCTGGACACGACTCATCGCCAGTTCATTGCCAGCGTCAAGCAGGGCCGTGGCGATCGTCTGAAGGACAAGGATCACCCCGAGTTGTTCTCCGGACTGATCTGGACGGGTGAGCAAGCGGTCGGGCTGGGTCTGGTTGATGGTCTGGGCAGTGCAAGTTATGTGGCGCGGGATGTGATCAAGGAAAAGAACATCGTCGAATACACCGTCGAAGAGTCACCCTTTGATCGTTTCTCGAAAAAACTGGGCACCAGTATTGCCGAGAGGATCGCCATGCTGGTGGGCTTCAATGGTCCCACGCTGCGCTGA
- the fabG gene encoding 3-oxoacyl-ACP reductase FabG: MSLQGKVALVTGASRGIGQAIALELGRNGAVVVGTATSESGAERISATLRENGIEGFGLMLDVCDAESVNSVLSTIQERVGAPLILVNNAGITRDNLMMRMKDDEWYDVVNTNLNSLFRLSKGVLRGMTKARWGRIISIGSVVGAMGNAGQVNYASAKAGLEGFSRALAREVGSRAVTVNSVAPGFIDTDMTRELPEAQRESLITQIPLGRLGQAQEIANVVAFLASEGAGYVTGATIPVNGGMYMS; encoded by the coding sequence ATGAGCCTTCAAGGTAAAGTTGCACTGGTAACCGGTGCCAGTCGTGGTATTGGTCAAGCCATTGCCCTGGAACTGGGACGCAATGGTGCTGTGGTCGTGGGTACTGCGACTTCCGAGTCCGGTGCCGAGCGCATCAGCGCGACGCTCAGGGAAAACGGCATTGAAGGCTTTGGCCTGATGCTCGATGTGTGTGACGCCGAGTCGGTCAATTCGGTGCTCTCCACCATTCAGGAGCGTGTTGGTGCGCCGTTGATTCTGGTCAATAATGCCGGTATCACCCGTGATAACCTGATGATGCGCATGAAAGATGACGAATGGTATGACGTCGTCAACACCAATCTGAACAGCCTTTTCCGTCTTTCGAAAGGTGTTCTGCGGGGCATGACCAAGGCTCGCTGGGGGCGTATCATCAGTATCGGTTCGGTTGTGGGTGCCATGGGCAACGCCGGTCAAGTAAACTATGCTTCCGCGAAAGCCGGGCTGGAAGGTTTCAGTCGGGCTCTGGCCCGAGAAGTGGGTTCGCGTGCGGTGACCGTGAATTCGGTGGCGCCGGGTTTCATCGATACTGATATGACGCGTGAGTTGCCAGAGGCTCAGCGTGAGTCCCTGATAACCCAGATTCCCCTGGGCCGCCTGGGGCAGGCTCAAGAGATCGCGAACGTGGTCGCTTTTCTTGCTTCGGAAGGCGCAGGCTACGTTACCGGGGCGACAATTCCTGTTAACGGCGGCATGTACATGAGCTGA
- the acpP gene encoding acyl carrier protein encodes MSTIEERVKKIVAEQLGVKSEEVVNTASFVEDLGADSLDTVELVMALEEEFETEIPDEEAEKITTVQAAIDYVTSHQA; translated from the coding sequence ATGAGCACCATCGAAGAGCGCGTCAAGAAAATCGTTGCCGAGCAACTTGGCGTCAAATCAGAAGAGGTTGTCAACACTGCTTCTTTCGTTGAAGACCTGGGCGCTGACTCCTTGGACACCGTTGAGCTGGTAATGGCTCTGGAAGAGGAATTCGAGACCGAAATCCCTGACGAAGAAGCGGAAAAGATCACTACCGTTCAAGCAGCAATCGATTACGTCACCAGCCATCAGGCTTAA
- the fabD gene encoding ACP S-malonyltransferase produces MSASLAFVFPGQGSQSLGMLAEQGKQHPLILDTFEQASEALGYDLWALTQDGPAELLNQTDKTQPAILTASVALWHVWLAEGGAIPAFVAGHSLGEYSALVAAQSLSLADAVKLVERRGQLMQEAVPAGQGGMAAILGLEDADVIAACAEAAQGEVVSAVNFNSPGQVVIAGSAEAVKRAMELCKARGAKRALPLPVSVPSHCELMRPAAERFAESIEAIDWQAPEIALVQNVSASAVSDLATLKRDLLEQLYKPVRWVESIQFLASQGATQLVECGPGKVLAGLNKRCAEGVMTYNVDTPDAFAAARAALA; encoded by the coding sequence ATGTCTGCATCCCTCGCATTCGTCTTTCCGGGTCAAGGCTCGCAATCGCTTGGCATGCTTGCCGAGCAAGGCAAGCAGCATCCGTTGATCCTCGATACGTTCGAGCAAGCGTCCGAGGCGCTCGGCTACGATCTCTGGGCGTTGACCCAGGACGGGCCGGCCGAGCTGCTCAATCAGACCGACAAGACCCAGCCTGCAATTCTGACCGCCTCGGTGGCCCTGTGGCACGTATGGCTGGCCGAGGGCGGGGCAATTCCTGCTTTTGTTGCCGGCCACAGCCTGGGTGAATACAGTGCGCTGGTTGCTGCGCAAAGCCTCAGCCTGGCTGACGCCGTCAAGCTGGTGGAGCGTCGCGGTCAGTTGATGCAGGAAGCCGTACCAGCCGGTCAGGGTGGCATGGCTGCCATTCTAGGGCTGGAAGATGCCGATGTGATCGCAGCCTGCGCCGAAGCGGCTCAGGGTGAGGTGGTCAGTGCGGTCAATTTCAACTCGCCGGGGCAGGTCGTCATTGCCGGTTCCGCCGAAGCGGTCAAACGCGCCATGGAACTGTGCAAGGCCCGTGGTGCCAAGCGCGCCCTGCCGTTGCCGGTCAGCGTGCCCTCGCACTGCGAGTTGATGCGCCCGGCTGCCGAGCGTTTCGCCGAGTCCATCGAAGCAATCGACTGGCAGGCGCCGGAAATTGCGTTGGTGCAAAACGTCAGCGCCAGCGCAGTCAGTGATCTGGCGACGCTCAAGCGCGATCTGCTGGAGCAATTGTACAAGCCGGTACGCTGGGTTGAATCCATTCAGTTCCTGGCAAGCCAGGGTGCAACACAACTGGTGGAATGTGGCCCTGGCAAAGTGCTGGCAGGTCTGAACAAGCGTTGCGCCGAAGGCGTGATGACCTACAACGTTGATACCCCGGATGCCTTTGCCGCCGCACGTGCGGCACTGGCCTGA
- a CDS encoding YceD family protein — protein sequence MLNDPIPSHVDPRKLSDRGTTLQGEVLLGDLKRLCDPLADTVGTVQAKFVFERDERRSVVIHSSIDVPVKMVCQRCLELVTLPIHSECSYAVVKEGANTQSLPKGYDVLELGEDPLDLLALIEEELLLALPIVPAHHPEECQQPAGLDEPEPSVDEVTRSNPFSVLAQLKRDPNV from the coding sequence ATGTTGAATGACCCGATTCCATCTCACGTTGACCCGCGCAAATTGTCTGATCGCGGCACTACCCTTCAGGGTGAAGTGCTGCTGGGCGATTTGAAAAGACTCTGCGACCCGCTTGCCGACACTGTCGGTACGGTGCAGGCGAAATTCGTTTTTGAACGTGACGAACGCCGTTCTGTGGTTATCCACAGTTCGATAGACGTCCCGGTCAAGATGGTTTGCCAGCGTTGTCTTGAGTTGGTCACCCTGCCGATCCACAGCGAGTGCAGTTATGCCGTGGTGAAGGAGGGTGCGAATACCCAGTCGTTACCGAAAGGTTATGACGTGCTGGAACTGGGCGAAGATCCTTTGGATCTGCTGGCATTGATCGAGGAGGAGCTATTGCTCGCCTTGCCCATTGTGCCTGCTCATCATCCTGAAGAATGCCAGCAACCGGCGGGTCTCGATGAGCCCGAACCGAGCGTGGACGAGGTAACGCGGTCCAACCCGTTCAGTGTATTGGCGCAGTTAAAGCGTGACCCAAACGTTTAG
- the fabF gene encoding beta-ketoacyl-ACP synthase II translates to MSRRRVVVTGMGMLSPLGNDVHSSWQGILAGRSGIGLIEHTDLSAFTTRFGGSVKGFNVEEYLAPKEARRLDLFIQYGLAASFQAVRNAGLEVTDANRERIGVAMGSGIGGLTNIENSSRLLHEQGPGRISPFFVPGSIINMISGFLSIHLGAQGPNYAIATACTTATHCIGMAARNIAYDEADVMIAGGAEMAACGLGLGGFGAARALSTRNDDPARASRPWDKGRDGFVLSDGAGAMVLEELEHAKARGATIYAELVGFGMSGDAYHMTSPPDDGAGAARCIVNALRDAKVNPEQVQYINAHGTSTLAGDLAEASAIKSVFGDHAYKLAISSTKSMTGHLLGAAGAVEAIFSVLAMVDQVAPPTINLDEPGEGCDLDFVPHEARRMPIDVVLSNSFGFGGTNGSLVFRRFAE, encoded by the coding sequence GTGTCGCGTAGACGCGTCGTGGTCACCGGGATGGGCATGCTTTCGCCACTGGGCAATGATGTGCACAGCAGTTGGCAAGGTATTCTGGCGGGCCGCAGTGGCATTGGCCTTATCGAGCACACGGACTTGTCAGCCTTCACCACCCGTTTCGGCGGTTCGGTCAAGGGATTCAACGTCGAAGAGTACCTGGCGCCGAAAGAAGCGCGTCGGCTCGATCTCTTTATCCAATATGGCCTTGCGGCCAGCTTTCAGGCAGTGCGTAACGCCGGCCTTGAAGTCACTGATGCAAATCGCGAGCGCATTGGCGTTGCCATGGGTTCGGGTATCGGTGGTCTGACCAACATCGAAAACAGCAGTCGTCTGCTGCACGAGCAGGGACCGGGACGGATTTCTCCGTTTTTTGTACCGGGCTCGATCATCAACATGATTTCCGGTTTTCTGTCCATCCACCTGGGTGCACAGGGACCTAACTACGCCATCGCGACAGCCTGTACCACGGCGACGCATTGCATCGGCATGGCGGCGCGCAACATTGCTTATGACGAGGCTGACGTGATGATTGCCGGTGGTGCCGAAATGGCCGCCTGTGGTCTCGGTCTTGGCGGCTTTGGCGCAGCGCGTGCGCTGTCTACCCGCAACGACGACCCGGCACGGGCCAGTCGCCCCTGGGACAAGGGCCGTGACGGCTTCGTCCTGTCCGATGGCGCGGGCGCAATGGTGCTCGAGGAGCTTGAGCACGCCAAGGCGCGTGGCGCGACGATCTACGCCGAGCTGGTCGGCTTTGGCATGAGTGGCGATGCTTACCACATGACGTCGCCGCCGGATGACGGTGCCGGTGCCGCGCGTTGCATCGTCAACGCGCTGCGCGACGCCAAGGTCAATCCCGAGCAGGTGCAGTACATCAACGCTCACGGCACCTCGACGCTGGCGGGCGATCTGGCTGAAGCCTCGGCTATCAAGTCGGTATTCGGCGATCACGCGTATAAGCTGGCAATCAGTTCGACCAAGTCGATGACCGGCCACCTGTTGGGTGCTGCGGGCGCAGTCGAAGCGATTTTCAGCGTTCTGGCAATGGTCGATCAGGTCGCTCCGCCGACCATCAACCTCGATGAGCCGGGTGAAGGCTGCGATCTGGACTTCGTACCTCACGAAGCGCGCCGGATGCCGATTGATGTTGTCCTGTCGAACTCCTTCGGGTTCGGTGGCACCAATGGCTCGCTGGTGTTCCGTCGGTTCGCCGAGTAA
- a CDS encoding HAD-IA family hydrolase: protein MQRDYDLLIFDWDGTLADSVGRIIQSMRTAAIESGLEVRDDSAIKDIIGLGLPEAIRTLYPQVSDSLLVEFRQHYAGAYMAMDNVPSPLFEGVVESMQAFREDGYHLAVATGKARRGLDRVLKANGWADYFDITRAADETASKPDPLMLNEIMAHCGVAPERSLMIGDASFDLLMARNAGMDYVAVGYGAQPLESLRQFEPRLAIEHFSELRTWLNRRSV, encoded by the coding sequence GTGCAACGTGATTATGATCTGCTGATTTTCGACTGGGACGGCACGCTGGCCGACTCGGTCGGACGAATTATCCAGTCCATGCGCACGGCGGCCATCGAGAGCGGCCTTGAGGTGCGTGACGACTCCGCAATCAAGGACATTATCGGTCTGGGCCTGCCCGAGGCGATCCGGACCCTGTACCCGCAGGTCAGTGACAGCCTTCTGGTCGAGTTCCGGCAGCACTACGCTGGCGCCTACATGGCAATGGATAACGTGCCATCTCCTTTGTTTGAAGGCGTCGTTGAGTCGATGCAGGCGTTCCGCGAGGACGGCTATCATCTGGCAGTGGCCACCGGCAAGGCACGTCGCGGGCTTGATCGGGTGCTGAAAGCCAATGGCTGGGCTGACTATTTCGACATCACGCGGGCTGCCGACGAGACAGCCAGCAAGCCGGATCCGTTGATGCTCAACGAGATCATGGCGCACTGCGGCGTCGCGCCCGAGCGTTCGCTGATGATCGGTGATGCATCGTTCGATCTGTTGATGGCACGCAATGCCGGCATGGATTATGTGGCGGTGGGCTATGGCGCTCAGCCGCTGGAGTCATTGCGTCAGTTTGAGCCGCGTCTGGCTATCGAGCATTTTTCCGAGCTGCGCACCTGGTTGAACCGGCGCAGCGTCTAG
- a CDS encoding Maf family protein, whose product MPSLLLASSSPYRRELLARLRLPFTCKSPDIDESHRPGEAARDLVLRLARQKAEALAGEYPQHLIIGSDQVAVLGDRILGKPHTFERAREQLGAASGASVTFLTGLALLNSSTGECQTDCVPFTVHMRELDPASIERYLRAEEPYDCAGSFKAEGLGVSLFRSTEGSDATSLIGLPLIRLVDMLIKEGISIP is encoded by the coding sequence ATGCCATCCCTGCTCCTTGCCTCCAGCTCCCCATACCGCCGCGAACTGCTTGCACGTCTGCGCCTTCCGTTCACCTGCAAGTCCCCGGATATCGACGAAAGCCACCGCCCTGGCGAAGCCGCACGCGACCTCGTGTTACGCCTTGCCAGACAGAAAGCCGAGGCCTTGGCAGGCGAGTATCCGCAGCACCTGATCATCGGCTCCGATCAGGTCGCCGTCCTCGGTGACCGGATACTGGGCAAACCTCATACATTCGAGCGCGCCCGGGAGCAGCTTGGCGCTGCGAGTGGCGCCAGCGTGACCTTTCTGACCGGACTGGCACTGCTCAACAGCTCCACAGGCGAATGCCAGACCGACTGCGTACCCTTTACCGTGCACATGCGCGAACTGGACCCAGCCAGCATCGAGCGCTACCTGCGCGCTGAAGAGCCCTACGACTGCGCTGGCAGCTTCAAGGCCGAGGGATTGGGCGTCAGCCTGTTTCGCAGCACAGAAGGCAGTGATGCGACCAGCCTGATCGGGCTGCCACTGATTCGTCTGGTGGACATGCTTATAAAGGAAGGGATCAGCATTCCCTGA
- the plsX gene encoding phosphate acyltransferase PlsX, translating into MSAPIIAIDAMGGDFGPRNIVQASLACLIATPSLHLALVGQAPLIEELIASHRGVDRSRLRVVNASEVIGMDERPSQALRGKPESSMRVALELVANGEAGACVSAGNTGALMALSRHVLKTLPGIDRPAMIAAIPTRTGHCQLLDLGANVDCSAEALYQFAVMGSVLAQILGVAKPRVALLNVGTEDIKGNQQVKLAANLLQAAAELNYVGYVEGDGVYRGEADVVVCDGFVGNVLLKSSEGLATMIAARIDSLFNRNLLSRAIGVLALPLLKRLQTDLAPARHNGASLLGLQGVVVKSHGSASVSGFQSAIYRAMTEASENLPQRLNSQLEAMFSDGRG; encoded by the coding sequence TTGTCCGCTCCGATCATCGCGATCGACGCAATGGGCGGGGACTTCGGTCCCCGCAACATTGTTCAGGCTAGTCTTGCGTGCCTGATTGCTACTCCCTCGCTTCATTTGGCCCTCGTCGGCCAGGCCCCCTTGATTGAAGAACTGATTGCCAGCCATCGTGGTGTGGATCGCTCGCGTCTGCGTGTTGTCAATGCCAGCGAAGTCATAGGCATGGACGAGCGTCCGTCTCAGGCGCTGCGTGGCAAACCCGAATCGTCAATGCGTGTCGCCCTTGAGCTTGTAGCAAACGGTGAGGCCGGGGCGTGTGTCAGTGCGGGCAATACCGGTGCGTTGATGGCGCTCTCCCGGCATGTGCTCAAGACCTTGCCGGGTATTGATCGACCGGCGATGATCGCGGCCATTCCGACCCGTACAGGCCATTGTCAGTTGCTGGATCTGGGGGCAAATGTCGATTGCAGTGCCGAGGCACTCTATCAATTTGCCGTGATGGGGTCGGTTCTTGCGCAGATTCTCGGGGTTGCAAAGCCCAGGGTTGCTTTGCTCAATGTCGGTACGGAAGACATCAAGGGCAACCAGCAGGTCAAGCTCGCGGCGAACCTGCTGCAAGCGGCAGCGGAGCTGAACTACGTCGGTTACGTTGAAGGTGACGGTGTGTACCGGGGCGAGGCCGATGTGGTGGTGTGTGACGGATTTGTCGGTAATGTACTGCTCAAGTCGAGCGAGGGGCTGGCGACCATGATCGCCGCCAGAATCGACTCGCTGTTCAATCGTAATCTGCTCAGCAGGGCGATAGGGGTACTGGCCTTGCCATTGCTGAAGCGGCTTCAGACTGATCTGGCTCCCGCACGACACAATGGCGCGAGTCTTTTGGGGTTGCAGGGCGTTGTCGTGAAAAGCCACGGTTCTGCCAGTGTTTCCGGGTTTCAGAGTGCGATTTATCGGGCTATGACCGAGGCCTCTGAAAACCTGCCGCAACGCCTGAATAGCCAGCTCGAAGCGATGTTTAGTGACGGCCGAGGTTGA
- the rluC gene encoding 23S rRNA pseudouridine(955/2504/2580) synthase RluC, translated as MTNIAPPTPGVQLVEVAPELAGQRIDNFLITYLKGVPKTLIYRIVRKGEVRVNKGRTKPEYKLQAGDIVRIPPVRVPERDEPVPVAQALLQRLEAAIVYEDKALIVLNKPAGIAVHGGSGLSFGVIEAFRQLRPDTKELELVHRLDRDTSGLLMIAKKRSMLRHLHEALRGDGVDKRYMALVRGNWATAQKQVRAPLLKSNLRSGERMVEVNEEGKEALTLFKVLRRFGDFATMVEAKPVTGRTHQIRVHTLHAGHAIAGDTKYGDENFSREIRDLGGKRLFLHAYMLTVPMPDGSKLNVQAPVDEMWAKTVERLSAT; from the coding sequence ATGACGAATATTGCCCCTCCAACCCCCGGCGTCCAGCTGGTTGAGGTTGCGCCGGAACTTGCCGGTCAACGCATCGATAACTTTCTGATCACTTATCTCAAGGGTGTGCCCAAGACCTTGATTTACCGCATTGTGCGCAAAGGCGAAGTGCGTGTGAACAAGGGGCGGACCAAGCCCGAGTATAAGTTGCAGGCAGGCGATATCGTGCGCATTCCCCCTGTGCGCGTGCCCGAGCGTGATGAGCCGGTGCCGGTCGCGCAGGCCCTCTTGCAGCGCCTTGAGGCTGCGATTGTCTACGAAGACAAGGCGCTGATCGTGCTGAATAAGCCGGCGGGCATTGCCGTGCATGGCGGCAGTGGCCTGAGCTTCGGTGTGATCGAGGCGTTTCGCCAGTTGCGCCCGGATACCAAGGAGCTTGAACTGGTGCATCGCCTCGACCGGGACACGTCCGGTTTGCTGATGATTGCCAAGAAACGCAGCATGTTGCGTCATTTGCACGAGGCCCTGCGTGGCGACGGTGTCGACAAGCGTTATATGGCACTGGTACGCGGCAACTGGGCTACTGCACAAAAGCAGGTGCGCGCGCCGTTGCTCAAGAGCAATCTGCGCTCTGGCGAGCGCATGGTCGAGGTCAATGAAGAGGGCAAGGAGGCGCTGACCCTCTTCAAGGTGCTGCGCCGTTTCGGCGACTTCGCGACCATGGTCGAGGCCAAACCTGTCACCGGACGCACGCACCAGATCAGGGTGCATACGCTGCACGCCGGTCATGCCATTGCGGGCGACACCAAATACGGGGACGAGAATTTCAGTCGCGAGATTCGCGATCTGGGCGGCAAGCGTCTGTTTCTGCATGCCTACATGCTGACCGTACCGATGCCTGATGGCAGCAAGCTGAATGTACAGGCGCCCGTCGATGAGATGTGGGCGAAGACCGTGGAGCGTCTGAGTGCAACGTGA
- the rpmF gene encoding 50S ribosomal protein L32, producing MAVQQNKKSRSARDMRRSHDALEASTLSVEKTTGEIHLRHHVSPEGVYRGRKVIDKGADE from the coding sequence ATGGCTGTTCAGCAGAACAAAAAATCCCGCTCTGCCCGTGACATGCGTCGTTCGCACGATGCTCTTGAGGCAAGCACTCTGTCGGTAGAAAAGACCACTGGTGAAATTCACCTGCGTCACCACGTATCGCCAGAAGGCGTATACCGTGGTCGTAAAGTGATCGACAAGGGCGCTGACGAGTAA